The Mucilaginibacter mallensis genome has a segment encoding these proteins:
- a CDS encoding serine hydrolase, with protein MKKLLLLLIISSIEISAANAQNIDRSKFITDSLQNYMSRALTNWRIPGAAVCIVKDGKVVLMKGYGIKELGLTNPVDENTLFMIGSNTKAFTATMLAMLQAQGKLNLDDKITKYIPSFKLDNKPAGDMVTIRDLLCHRIGFQTFQGDFTFYNTNLSREDIIGKMSLVKATYPFRSKWGYTNSAFLTAGQVIPVVTGKSWEAYIKDYIFAPLGMGNTLALSKNMPAALNRTVPHTIVDGRLTAIPYDQLDGLAPAGSICSSVNDMSKWVLCLLNDGKVGNRQVIPLAAIQATREPQDIVTTAHHLNGEDDYELYGLGWFLQDYSGHSIVMHDGGVGGYVTSVTLVPKEHLGIIILTNTDQNRLYDALRWDIMDAYFKMPFRNYCDNYLARFKDNQDKEQQLDKRRKDTVALLHPPALPATAYLGKYTNELYGNMVVTAGEGNDLEMRFEHHPKMYAHLMPLGGNRFYAVFSDPELGKAVFPFLVQNGTVTGVRIKVDDELERTPYDFKKE; from the coding sequence ATGAAAAAACTATTACTGCTGCTTATAATAAGTAGCATAGAAATATCTGCTGCAAACGCACAGAATATTGACAGAAGCAAATTTATTACCGATAGCCTGCAAAATTATATGAGCCGGGCATTAACTAATTGGCGCATTCCCGGGGCGGCGGTTTGTATAGTAAAAGATGGCAAAGTAGTGCTCATGAAAGGCTATGGCATTAAAGAGCTTGGCCTTACCAATCCAGTTGACGAAAATACCTTGTTTATGATCGGCAGCAATACCAAGGCTTTTACAGCTACCATGCTGGCCATGTTGCAGGCCCAGGGCAAACTCAACCTTGATGATAAAATAACCAAATATATTCCCTCATTTAAGCTGGACAATAAGCCAGCCGGTGATATGGTAACCATACGCGATCTGTTGTGTCACCGTATAGGTTTCCAGACCTTTCAGGGCGATTTTACTTTTTATAACACCAACCTTAGTCGCGAGGATATTATTGGCAAGATGAGCCTCGTTAAGGCCACCTATCCCTTCAGGAGCAAATGGGGGTATACCAACTCTGCATTTTTAACCGCGGGGCAGGTGATCCCGGTTGTAACAGGTAAATCATGGGAGGCTTATATAAAGGATTATATTTTTGCGCCACTTGGCATGGGCAATACCCTTGCTTTAAGCAAAAACATGCCAGCCGCGCTAAACCGCACCGTACCGCATACTATTGTCGATGGTCGGCTTACCGCTATCCCTTACGATCAGTTGGATGGCCTTGCACCTGCCGGCAGCATCTGCTCAAGTGTTAACGATATGAGCAAATGGGTACTTTGCCTGCTTAACGATGGCAAGGTAGGCAACAGGCAGGTAATACCCCTAGCCGCCATACAGGCCACCCGCGAGCCGCAGGATATAGTAACAACCGCACACCACTTAAACGGCGAAGATGATTATGAACTCTATGGTTTAGGCTGGTTTTTACAAGATTACTCGGGCCATAGTATCGTAATGCACGATGGCGGCGTAGGCGGTTATGTAACCTCCGTTACACTGGTGCCTAAAGAGCACCTGGGCATCATCATACTTACCAATACCGATCAGAACCGTTTATATGATGCCCTGCGCTGGGATATAATGGATGCCTACTTTAAAATGCCATTTCGCAATTATTGCGATAATTACCTGGCCCGCTTTAAAGATAATCAGGATAAAGAGCAACAGCTCGACAAAAGGCGGAAAGATACTGTGGCCCTATTACACCCTCCTGCCTTACCGGCAACGGCCTATCTTGGCAAATATACTAATGAGCTTTACGGCAACATGGTAGTTACAGCCGGCGAGGGTAATGATCTTGAAATGCGCTTTGAACATCACCCTAAAATGTATGCACATTTGATGCCTTTAGGCGGCAATCGTTTCTACGCTGTTTTCTCCGATCCGGAGCTTGGCAAGGCGGTGTTCCCCTTCCTTGTACAAAACGGCACCGTAACAGGGGTAAGGATTAAGGTTGATGACGAGTTGGAGCGTACTCCGTATGATTTTAAGAAGGAGTAG